One genomic window of Cannabis sativa cultivar Pink pepper isolate KNU-18-1 chromosome 2, ASM2916894v1, whole genome shotgun sequence includes the following:
- the LOC115719725 gene encoding auxin-induced protein 15A-like, giving the protein MGFYLPGVVPTKKFLRRSLSNSSKGASNNVVHVPKGHLAVYVGKNEKKRFVIPLSILSHYSFQELLVQAEDEYGYDHPMGGLTIPCREDIFIDLISNLN; this is encoded by the coding sequence ATGGGTTTCTATTTGCCAGGAGTTGTTCCAACTAAGAAATTTCTTCGACGATCTTTGTCTAACTCGAGCAAAGGAGCATCAAATAATGTCGTTCATGTCCCGAAAGGCCATTTAGCTGTTTATGTTGGGAAGAACGAAAAGAAACGGTTTGTGATTCCTTTGTCAATTTTAAGTCATTATTCATTTCAAGAGTTGTTAGTTCAAGCTGAAGACGAATATGGATATGATCATCCAATGGGAGGCCTCACAATTCCATGCAGAGAAGATATATTTATTGATCTCATATCAAATCTGAATTAA